In a single window of the Alphaproteobacteria bacterium LSUCC0684 genome:
- a CDS encoding bifunctional allantoicase/(S)-ureidoglycine aminohydrolase, with amino-acid sequence MKTTYYTPKGGLPPQSDTGNDRAVFTTAYAFIPKRVMTDIVTSFLPHWTATRLWVLARPLSGFAETFSHYLMEVGPGGGSTDPDDDEDAEHVLFVTDGRLGLTIAGEKHKLGKGGYAYIPPGTPWSLRNSTKKPASFHWLRKRYQYAPGIEAPLAFVTSDDAVAPMPMPDTGGAWATTRFVDPADLRHDMHVNIVTFEPGGSIPFAETHVMEHGLYVLEGKAVYRLNQDWVEVEAGDYMWLRAFCPQCCVASGPGRFRYLLYKDVNRHMPLP; translated from the coding sequence ATGAAAACGACGTATTACACCCCGAAAGGCGGCCTTCCGCCCCAGAGCGACACAGGCAATGACCGTGCGGTCTTCACCACCGCCTATGCGTTCATCCCCAAAAGGGTCATGACAGATATAGTCACCTCGTTCCTGCCTCATTGGACGGCAACCCGTCTTTGGGTGCTGGCCCGGCCTCTTTCCGGTTTTGCCGAAACCTTCTCGCATTATCTGATGGAAGTTGGCCCCGGTGGCGGCAGCACCGATCCGGATGATGACGAGGATGCCGAACACGTCCTCTTTGTAACCGATGGGCGCCTCGGGCTGACCATCGCCGGTGAAAAACACAAACTGGGCAAGGGAGGCTATGCCTATATTCCGCCGGGCACACCCTGGAGTCTGCGGAATTCAACGAAAAAACCTGCATCCTTTCACTGGCTGCGCAAACGCTATCAATACGCACCGGGGATTGAGGCCCCGCTCGCTTTCGTAACCTCCGATGATGCCGTCGCGCCCATGCCGATGCCGGATACAGGCGGTGCCTGGGCAACCACGCGATTTGTCGACCCGGCGGACCTGCGCCACGACATGCACGTCAATATTGTCACCTTCGAGCCTGGTGGCAGCATCCCTTTTGCGGAAACCCATGTCATGGAACACGGGCTTTATGTGCTCGAGGGGAAGGCTGTCTACCGGCTCAATCAGGATTGGGTTGAAGTCGAGGCCGGTGACTATATGTGGCTTCGTGCGTTCTGCCCGCAATGCTGCGTGGCGAGCGGGCCCGGGCGTTTCCGCTATCTGCTCTACAAGGATGTCAACCGGCACATGCCACTGCCCTGA
- a CDS encoding dihydrodipicolinate synthase family protein: MEFKGIITPVITPCHDDGSIDREGFKTVLDHLITEGVDAIIIGGTTGEYYAHSMEERLDLLKLGCAHVDGRVPVVGGTGTLRTEDSIILAEASKAAGCSGILITTPPYSLPTGRENALHALAVERSVDLPVMLYNYPGRMGVGMDEEYLDRVGRSPNFKAIKESSGDINRVHLLARRYPHISLSCGMDDQALEFFAWGAKSWVCAASNFAMAAHRAMFEACVVDGNFEKGRRIMTAMLPLMQVLEQGGKFLQNIKHGMTLRGLPSGMPRLPLKPLNKDEKRELAQVITIMNITIQKIEEEFAS; the protein is encoded by the coding sequence ATGGAATTCAAGGGAATAATTACCCCGGTCATCACGCCATGTCATGACGATGGCTCGATCGACCGGGAGGGGTTCAAGACGGTGCTGGATCACCTGATCACCGAAGGGGTGGACGCGATCATCATCGGCGGCACCACCGGGGAATATTACGCGCATTCGATGGAAGAGCGCCTTGATCTGCTCAAGCTTGGCTGCGCGCATGTGGATGGCAGGGTGCCGGTCGTGGGCGGGACAGGCACGCTCCGGACCGAAGATTCGATCATCCTCGCAGAGGCGTCAAAAGCGGCGGGCTGTTCGGGTATCCTCATCACCACGCCGCCCTATTCCCTGCCAACGGGGCGCGAGAATGCGCTGCATGCGCTGGCGGTGGAACGAAGCGTTGATCTGCCGGTCATGCTCTATAACTACCCCGGGCGCATGGGCGTGGGCATGGATGAAGAGTATCTTGACCGTGTTGGCAGGTCCCCGAATTTCAAGGCCATCAAGGAAAGCTCGGGCGATATCAATCGCGTGCATCTTCTTGCGCGCCGGTACCCGCATATCTCGCTTTCCTGCGGCATGGATGATCAGGCGCTCGAGTTTTTTGCCTGGGGGGCGAAAAGCTGGGTCTGTGCCGCGTCGAATTTCGCCATGGCCGCGCATCGGGCCATGTTTGAGGCCTGTGTCGTTGACGGCAATTTTGAAAAAGGGCGGCGGATCATGACGGCAATGCTGCCGTTGATGCAGGTGCTCGAGCAGGGAGGCAAGTTCCTCCAGAACATCAAGCATGGAATGACTCTCCGCGGGTTGCCTTCGGGGATGCCGCGCCTGCCGCTCAAGCCCCTTAACAAGGATGAGAAGCGCGAACTCGCGCAAGTCATCACCATCATGAACATCACCATCCAGAAGATTGAAGAGGAGTTCGCATCATGA
- a CDS encoding tetratricopeptide repeat protein — MKMVKFSVFSAIAAGISLTCLAAMPARANDAPPLTEDEAFAAVFENPGDLILNFQLVISQLRQQNIKGAVATLERILALSQNNSQAQALLAGAQFRLGNLAEARRMAEILLLNPAATETQKTEIRDLLSLIDNAEKSYNITGVVTLGGGVVDNPEGGSIGNRSITGFEYTKRANAHSFLTSSAALNITGNLVSQLPESLSFGVTASGRDMEGYALGDITSLGVNSRYLKTFADRQLIFLGTYLNTSIDDRTYLDTFSLQVTDTFIPSPDWALATTARISRSSFHDSFDPNLARKPSDKNGTSISLSGRVLRSFRRYQMAMTLNAAEDDRRKDYHAKTSRGVGVELSRQVFGGIASIGLDHETAEHKAADPSFQHRQRKDEISTLTAGFAIGLKSSLPGLDQPPRLRFSVNYSKTRSNIDEFSKYSGEALVLLVQPF, encoded by the coding sequence ATGAAAATGGTCAAGTTCAGTGTTTTCAGTGCAATTGCCGCCGGAATTTCCCTCACATGTCTTGCCGCCATGCCTGCCCGGGCCAATGATGCGCCGCCCCTGACCGAAGATGAAGCCTTTGCGGCGGTATTTGAAAACCCGGGGGATCTGATATTGAATTTTCAGCTGGTGATCAGCCAACTCCGCCAGCAGAACATCAAGGGAGCGGTTGCCACCCTTGAGCGAATCCTTGCCCTCAGCCAGAACAACAGCCAGGCCCAGGCTCTTCTTGCCGGCGCCCAGTTCAGGCTCGGAAATCTTGCCGAAGCCCGGCGGATGGCTGAAATTCTGCTCCTCAACCCGGCAGCAACGGAAACCCAGAAAACCGAGATCAGGGACCTTCTTTCGCTGATCGACAATGCTGAAAAGAGCTACAACATCACCGGCGTTGTCACCTTAGGCGGCGGCGTTGTCGACAATCCCGAAGGCGGCTCCATCGGTAACCGGTCAATCACCGGTTTTGAATACACGAAACGCGCCAATGCCCATTCATTTCTGACGTCCTCCGCCGCCCTCAACATCACCGGCAACCTCGTCTCGCAACTGCCCGAAAGCCTCTCCTTCGGGGTCACCGCCAGTGGCCGCGACATGGAAGGATATGCACTCGGCGATATCACCAGCCTCGGGGTCAACAGCCGGTATCTCAAAACCTTTGCCGACCGTCAGCTGATTTTTCTTGGCACCTACCTTAACACCTCGATCGATGATCGAACCTATCTTGACACTTTCAGCCTTCAGGTCACCGATACCTTCATTCCGTCCCCGGACTGGGCACTTGCCACCACTGCCCGGATAAGCCGAAGCAGCTTTCATGATTCCTTTGACCCCAATCTTGCCCGCAAACCTTCTGATAAAAACGGCACGTCGATCTCGCTCTCGGGCAGGGTTCTGCGCTCATTCAGGCGCTATCAGATGGCCATGACTCTGAATGCGGCGGAAGATGACCGCCGCAAGGATTATCACGCCAAAACGAGCCGTGGCGTCGGCGTGGAGCTCAGTCGGCAAGTCTTCGGCGGCATTGCCAGCATCGGGCTTGATCATGAGACGGCCGAACACAAAGCCGCCGATCCCAGTTTCCAACATCGCCAGCGCAAGGATGAAATCTCCACGCTAACCGCAGGTTTTGCCATCGGGCTCAAGTCTTCACTCCCCGGACTTGATCAGCCCCCACGTCTTCGCTTTTCGGTCAACTATAGCAAGACCAGATCCAACATCGATGAATTCAGCAAATATTCAGGCGAAGCTCTTGTCTTGCTTGTCCAGCCCTTCTAG
- the cysD gene encoding sulfate adenylyltransferase subunit CysD produces MREVVAEVSNPVMLYSIGKDSAVMLHLALKAFAPGTPPFPLLHVDTGWKFRAMYEFRDAVADKTGMTLITHQNPDGIKRGINPFDHGSAVHTDIMKTEALKQALDKHGFDAAFGGARRDEEKSRAKERIFSFRSASHQWDPKNQRPEIWSLYNTRINSGESMRVFPLSNWTEMDIWHYIWRESIPIVPLYFAAPRPVVERDGTLIMVDDDRMQLKDDDVISIETVRFRTLGCYPLTGAVPSSARNIPAIIQELLAARTSEREGRVIDRDGGASMEMKKIEGYF; encoded by the coding sequence ATGCGGGAAGTGGTGGCCGAGGTCAGCAATCCTGTCATGCTCTATTCGATCGGCAAGGACAGCGCGGTCATGCTGCATCTGGCGCTCAAGGCGTTTGCCCCGGGCACGCCGCCATTTCCGCTTCTGCATGTTGATACGGGGTGGAAATTCAGGGCCATGTATGAATTTCGTGACGCTGTTGCCGATAAGACGGGGATGACGCTGATCACCCACCAGAACCCTGACGGGATAAAACGCGGCATCAACCCGTTTGATCACGGCTCCGCCGTTCATACCGATATCATGAAAACCGAAGCCCTGAAGCAGGCGCTGGACAAGCACGGATTTGACGCGGCCTTTGGCGGCGCCCGCCGTGATGAGGAAAAAAGCCGGGCCAAGGAGCGTATCTTTTCCTTTCGTTCGGCCAGCCACCAGTGGGATCCCAAAAACCAGCGACCTGAAATATGGAGCCTTTACAATACCCGGATAAACAGCGGCGAAAGCATGCGGGTCTTCCCTCTTTCCAATTGGACCGAGATGGATATCTGGCACTATATCTGGCGGGAGAGCATCCCCATCGTGCCGCTGTATTTTGCCGCGCCGCGGCCGGTGGTAGAGCGCGACGGCACCCTTATCATGGTCGACGATGACCGCATGCAACTCAAGGATGATGACGTCATTTCGATTGAGACGGTCCGCTTCCGGACACTTGGCTGCTATCCGCTGACGGGCGCCGTGCCCTCATCGGCCCGGAATATCCCTGCAATCATTCAGGAATTGCTGGCGGCAAGAACGTCGGAACGTGAAGGCCGCGTCATCGACCGTGATGGCGGTGCATCCATGGAAATGAAGAAGATCGAAGGATATTTCTGA
- a CDS encoding NAD(P)/FAD-dependent oxidoreductase, with amino-acid sequence MASSSSNLGVFPAEPTAQIYDVIIIGGAMIGSSVAWFLSSNPDFDGSILVVERDARYEFCSTAHTNSCIRQQFSNEINIRISQFGAEFVKNFRHYMDDDPDVPDVLLQNFGYMYLAGTEELAEVLIENQKIQESLGAGTRIMTPDEIQEAYPFYNLDGIILGSHNTRDEGYFDGNTLFDWWKRKARQNGVEYIENEVVAMARQGNRIEHITLASGTVVAAGKVVNASGPRAARTAAMAGCDLPIEPRRRYTFIFDAATPLDRDLPLTIDPSGVHVRTDGRYYLCGCPPDEDPAVAFDDFDLDHRIWEEKLWPHIAHRIPAFEAIKVINAWVGHYAYNTLDQNAIVGPHDEVGNFLFVNGFSGHGFQQSPAMGRGLSELITYGEYRSLDLSPLGFERIRSNTPFLEKAVI; translated from the coding sequence ATGGCATCATCCAGTTCAAATTTAGGGGTGTTCCCTGCCGAACCCACAGCGCAGATCTATGATGTCATCATCATCGGCGGGGCGATGATCGGCTCCTCCGTTGCCTGGTTTCTCTCCAGCAACCCGGATTTCGACGGCAGCATTCTAGTGGTCGAACGTGACGCCAGATATGAATTCTGTTCCACCGCCCATACCAATTCCTGCATCCGGCAGCAGTTTTCGAACGAGATTAATATCCGCATCTCCCAGTTCGGCGCGGAATTTGTCAAAAATTTTCGTCACTACATGGATGATGATCCCGATGTGCCGGATGTTCTGCTGCAGAATTTTGGCTATATGTATCTCGCCGGCACCGAAGAGCTGGCCGAAGTGCTGATCGAGAATCAGAAAATTCAGGAATCCCTTGGTGCCGGTACCCGGATCATGACACCTGATGAAATTCAGGAGGCGTATCCGTTCTATAACCTCGACGGCATTATCCTCGGCAGCCATAACACCAGGGACGAAGGCTATTTTGACGGCAACACGCTCTTTGACTGGTGGAAGCGCAAGGCACGTCAGAACGGCGTTGAATATATCGAAAACGAAGTCGTGGCGATGGCTCGGCAAGGAAACCGGATCGAGCATATCACCCTCGCATCGGGCACGGTTGTTGCCGCGGGCAAGGTGGTGAACGCCAGCGGCCCGCGCGCCGCCCGCACCGCCGCCATGGCAGGATGTGATCTGCCGATCGAGCCGCGCCGCCGCTATACGTTCATTTTCGATGCCGCCACCCCGCTTGACCGTGATCTGCCCCTGACCATTGACCCGTCCGGTGTTCATGTCCGCACCGATGGCAGATATTATCTCTGCGGCTGTCCGCCTGATGAAGACCCCGCGGTCGCTTTTGATGATTTCGATCTCGATCATCGCATCTGGGAGGAGAAACTATGGCCGCATATCGCCCATCGCATTCCGGCATTCGAGGCGATCAAGGTGATCAATGCCTGGGTCGGGCATTACGCTTATAACACGCTCGATCAGAACGCGATCGTCGGCCCGCATGACGAGGTCGGGAATTTTCTTTTCGTCAACGGGTTCTCCGGCCATGGTTTTCAGCAATCACCGGCGATGGGGCGTGGTCTTTCCGAGTTGATCACCTATGGTGAATACCGGAGTCTCGATCTCTCGCCACTCGGGTTTGAGCGTATCCGGAGCAACACGCCTTTCCTTGAAAAAGCCGTGATCTGA
- a CDS encoding FecR domain-containing protein, protein MDKKSVYTAAARFLARPLMVPFIMLAMAALIPDAVAQITRQVSGVVAASTSPVEVRFTDEGGGNIGRLASTGDQIFLDDEVVTGPETSAQILLKDQSVISIGPSSAITIDRFVYDPDDAATSSLVASISRGTFKFISGRIAKAGSGEMKLNLPNAVASIRGTSGAGRVGDDGTTEIALLSGVISVSSAAAPSPVDLLSSGWGVTISPGGGIGAPELLPADVLDSIIAGAEFIQPANSEVSSPASASAGGESSESVVQGGNLADGAEAGSLATLTPAELEERLAGAETLDEAIATIAAVLGSEDEGGSLRVEDVGRIVLENEHLLSLANIDPALLAPEESVGVNISTALLSYALEGGEPQWMTVMSENGNTLVGNPSPLPDYADLVSRIYTGSVHFAQTGLELPNAGDTAADTGMADYDITFSYDTLTFTGTYRVYDLVMGGRSYTDGSETSFTAQLHDQAANADERIFKYAQFDAAGNLSASGNQDENGNGLLDTGETLEGLTIDRSVLSQAGSSDYEGHVSLGGHFGSISNGISAIDGNFGGISVAVDEVDTTGVTPGFTGNSVSGIQYEIGEVSQP, encoded by the coding sequence ATGGATAAAAAGAGTGTATACACGGCTGCTGCAAGGTTCTTAGCTCGGCCCTTGATGGTGCCTTTCATCATGCTGGCGATGGCGGCGCTGATACCCGATGCCGTCGCCCAGATAACAAGACAAGTCAGCGGGGTCGTTGCGGCGAGCACCTCGCCTGTCGAGGTGCGCTTTACCGACGAAGGGGGCGGCAATATCGGCCGCCTTGCCAGTACGGGTGATCAGATTTTCCTAGATGATGAGGTTGTCACCGGGCCCGAGACCTCGGCGCAGATCCTGCTCAAAGACCAGTCGGTCATCTCCATCGGCCCGTCATCAGCCATCACGATCGACCGGTTTGTCTATGATCCGGATGATGCCGCTACATCTTCTCTTGTGGCAAGCATCAGCCGGGGGACGTTCAAGTTCATCTCCGGGCGGATTGCCAAAGCAGGTTCAGGCGAGATGAAACTGAACCTGCCCAATGCGGTGGCATCGATCCGCGGCACTTCCGGTGCGGGGCGTGTCGGCGATGATGGGACAACGGAAATCGCGCTTCTCTCCGGCGTCATTTCGGTCAGTTCAGCTGCCGCACCCTCGCCGGTAGATCTCCTGAGCTCGGGCTGGGGGGTGACCATTTCCCCGGGCGGCGGCATCGGTGCACCTGAACTCCTGCCGGCTGATGTGCTGGACAGTATTATCGCAGGTGCGGAATTCATTCAGCCGGCAAATTCAGAAGTGAGTTCTCCGGCAAGTGCCAGCGCGGGAGGTGAAAGCTCTGAAAGCGTGGTCCAGGGCGGCAATCTGGCGGATGGAGCGGAAGCAGGAAGTCTTGCCACACTCACCCCTGCCGAGCTCGAAGAGCGTCTTGCCGGGGCTGAAACACTCGATGAGGCCATTGCCACGATCGCGGCCGTGCTGGGCTCGGAGGACGAGGGCGGGTCTCTCCGGGTTGAGGATGTCGGCCGGATTGTCCTTGAAAACGAGCATCTCCTCAGCCTTGCCAATATTGATCCGGCGCTCCTGGCGCCGGAAGAAAGCGTCGGCGTGAATATCTCAACGGCTCTCTTGAGCTACGCGCTGGAAGGGGGAGAGCCGCAATGGATGACGGTGATGTCCGAAAATGGCAATACCCTGGTCGGCAACCCGTCACCATTGCCGGATTACGCTGATCTTGTCTCCCGGATCTATACGGGTTCGGTTCATTTTGCCCAGACCGGACTTGAGTTGCCCAATGCGGGGGACACCGCGGCCGATACCGGCATGGCGGATTACGATATCACCTTCAGTTACGATACCCTGACCTTCACGGGGACCTACCGGGTCTATGATCTCGTTATGGGCGGGCGCAGCTACACCGATGGCAGTGAGACATCCTTTACCGCGCAACTGCATGATCAGGCCGCCAATGCCGATGAGCGTATCTTCAAATACGCGCAGTTTGATGCGGCAGGCAATCTTTCCGCATCAGGCAATCAGGATGAAAACGGCAATGGCCTGCTTGATACGGGTGAAACCCTCGAAGGCCTGACGATTGACAGGAGCGTTCTCAGCCAGGCCGGATCTTCCGATTACGAAGGTCATGTTTCCCTGGGCGGGCATTTCGGGTCCATCTCAAACGGCATCTCTGCCATTGACGGTAATTTCGGTGGCATTTCCGTTGCTGTTGATGAAGTGGATACAACCGGAGTAACGCCCGGTTTCACCGGCAATTCGGTTTCCGGCATCCAGTATGAGATCGGTGAGGTGAGCCAGCCCTGA
- a CDS encoding trimethylamine methyltransferase family protein, which yields MEQTSSLNTRRGGRRERRSIRTRPRHDMLPALRRNLPLVEPLSPEQIEKIDHASMDILEEVGVVFRDNIALEDWRRAGADVKGDRVRLDRGLVRELTSTIPPDFTYIARNPDRNLPLGGLHSIFVPMTGAPYLRDLEDERRNPTLDDLADFHKLSHMLPGLHSSAHHIVEPMDHPVSHRHLRITYSSMKHSDKTFMGMTTSGKNAEDVLDMCEILFGHDVMETHPVVTGNCNGNSPLVWDETMLSAMRAFCRRNQPVLCSPFVLGGANTPASTVPAVAQLNAEALSALAYTQVIRKGCPAIYGHYLSTVSMQSGAPMAGTPEISLMNFMIGQMARHYNIPWRTSNTLGGAKILDAQAGYESATTLMAVMLSGANYIWHSAGWNEAGMHCSMAKFVVDAEQCEMAYRMMQGLRWDDFDEALAAVRDIGPGGHYLGHPHTQENFQRAFFMPGLFDNNSYEQWLAEGAKDTTRRGLEKAQKLLAEYEEPALDPAIDDALKDYIARREREIPAEDALNQEF from the coding sequence ATGGAACAAACCTCCTCGCTGAACACCCGCCGTGGCGGTCGCCGGGAACGGCGGAGCATCCGCACCCGGCCGCGGCACGACATGCTGCCCGCCTTGAGGCGCAACCTGCCGCTGGTGGAACCGCTCAGCCCGGAGCAGATTGAAAAAATCGATCATGCCTCCATGGATATTCTGGAAGAGGTGGGGGTGGTCTTCCGGGACAATATCGCCCTTGAGGACTGGCGCCGTGCCGGGGCAGATGTAAAGGGGGATCGGGTGCGTCTTGATCGCGGCCTTGTGCGCGAGCTCACCTCAACCATCCCGCCGGATTTCACCTATATTGCGCGCAACCCGGACCGCAATCTTCCGCTTGGCGGGCTGCATTCGATCTTCGTGCCCATGACCGGCGCTCCTTATCTGCGGGATCTTGAGGATGAACGGCGCAACCCCACTCTTGATGATCTGGCCGATTTCCACAAACTTTCGCATATGCTGCCAGGCTTGCATTCTTCAGCACATCATATCGTCGAGCCCATGGATCATCCGGTCTCTCACCGGCATTTGCGCATCACCTATTCCTCGATGAAACATTCGGACAAGACCTTCATGGGCATGACGACATCCGGCAAAAACGCCGAAGACGTGCTCGATATGTGCGAAATCCTGTTCGGGCATGACGTCATGGAAACGCATCCGGTGGTGACGGGAAACTGCAACGGCAACTCGCCGCTGGTCTGGGATGAGACGATGCTCAGCGCCATGCGGGCTTTCTGCCGCCGCAATCAGCCGGTGCTGTGCTCGCCTTTTGTTCTCGGCGGGGCCAACACCCCGGCCTCGACGGTGCCGGCGGTGGCCCAGCTCAACGCCGAGGCTCTCTCCGCTCTTGCCTATACCCAGGTTATCCGCAAAGGATGCCCGGCAATCTACGGCCATTACCTTTCGACGGTATCCATGCAATCCGGGGCACCGATGGCCGGCACGCCGGAAATCAGCCTCATGAATTTCATGATCGGTCAGATGGCCCGGCATTACAATATTCCCTGGCGCACTTCCAACACCCTTGGCGGCGCCAAGATACTTGATGCCCAGGCCGGGTACGAAAGCGCCACCACACTGATGGCCGTCATGTTGTCCGGGGCGAATTACATCTGGCATTCCGCGGGCTGGAACGAAGCCGGGATGCACTGTTCCATGGCCAAGTTCGTGGTGGATGCCGAGCAATGCGAGATGGCCTACCGGATGATGCAGGGGCTGAGATGGGATGATTTTGATGAAGCTCTGGCCGCGGTCAGGGATATCGGCCCGGGCGGCCATTACCTCGGCCATCCCCACACCCAGGAAAATTTCCAGCGTGCCTTTTTCATGCCGGGGCTGTTTGACAACAATTCCTATGAACAATGGCTTGCAGAAGGCGCCAAGGACACCACCAGACGCGGTCTTGAAAAAGCCCAGAAGCTTCTGGCCGAATACGAGGAACCGGCACTTGACCCCGCGATTGATGACGCGCTCAAGGATTATATTGCCCGGCGGGAGCGGGAAATCCCTGCCGAAGACGCGCTCAATCAGGAATTCTAG
- a CDS encoding GntR family transcriptional regulator encodes MELEPGQPLDEAWLTRLFGLSRTPMREVLRQLSGEGYTQILENRGAFVSPMDHKSMRNFFLTAPMIYAATSRLAAQASTPAQIDALARIQADFKDAVRRQDVDGMVYFNDRFHYQTGVIAGNTYIMPSLQRLLIDHARIGQIFWQEKGDARDERIGAASRHHDQFIEIFAAGDEDEAIRLTLEHWELSRQYMDEYIHPRPLDYDITSFETPSDQQTGT; translated from the coding sequence ATGGAGCTTGAGCCCGGCCAGCCGCTCGACGAAGCCTGGCTGACCCGGCTTTTTGGTCTTTCCCGGACGCCGATGCGCGAAGTGCTGCGCCAGCTTTCCGGTGAAGGCTATACCCAGATCCTTGAGAACAGGGGGGCGTTTGTCTCCCCGATGGATCACAAATCCATGCGGAATTTCTTTCTCACCGCCCCGATGATCTACGCGGCAACGTCACGTCTGGCCGCGCAGGCATCAACGCCGGCCCAGATCGATGCGCTGGCCCGGATTCAGGCGGATTTCAAGGATGCGGTCAGGCGACAGGATGTCGACGGCATGGTCTATTTCAATGATCGTTTTCATTACCAGACCGGCGTGATTGCCGGGAATACCTATATAATGCCGAGTTTGCAGCGGCTACTGATCGATCATGCGCGAATAGGCCAGATTTTCTGGCAGGAGAAAGGTGATGCCCGCGATGAACGCATCGGGGCGGCCTCAAGGCATCACGATCAGTTCATCGAGATCTTTGCCGCCGGGGATGAAGACGAGGCTATCCGCCTTACGCTTGAACACTGGGAGCTATCCCGCCAGTATATGGATGAGTATATTCACCCAAGGCCGCTGGACTACGACATCACCTCATTCGAAACACCTTCGGATCAACAGACGGGAACATAA
- a CDS encoding malonyl-CoA decarboxylase family protein, producing MQMRFFNDILSSLMDGGLRLPLFSRSQVGVLGDTPEAVLNSVVAAEGEISSLVHGTHLLDLFESLTEETREEFFHLLLSLDLDPEALAAATSAYRDTPSAANLEMISTTAEPGWQEVFRRLNATPGGTVRLVRMREALIKAARKSPALKRLDTGLKQLMRGWFNPGFLVLKPITWESPASILEKIIAYEAVHEITSWDDLRARLAPQDRRCFAFFHPSMPDEPLIFVEVALMQEIPGTIHAVLAGERDILSETAANTAVFYSISNCQQGLEGISFGNFLIKRVAQELKRDLPGLKTFVTLSPVPGFRSWLERHEPELFTLSANPALITEETDEKILTAAARYFLHSDRPDGRPNDPVARFHLGNGAILDRLNARGDLSGKAIRQSAGLMVNYRYDLAKVEQNHEEYVRNAEINASPDIKRRLG from the coding sequence ATGCAGATGCGGTTTTTTAACGATATTCTTTCCTCCCTTATGGATGGCGGCCTCAGGCTGCCGCTCTTCAGCCGCAGCCAGGTGGGAGTTCTGGGAGACACCCCCGAAGCCGTGCTCAATTCGGTGGTGGCCGCCGAAGGTGAAATCTCATCGCTTGTACACGGCACGCATCTGCTTGATCTTTTTGAAAGCCTGACCGAAGAGACACGGGAGGAATTCTTCCATCTTCTGCTCTCGCTCGATCTTGATCCGGAGGCGCTGGCCGCCGCGACCTCCGCCTATCGAGACACGCCCTCAGCCGCCAATCTTGAGATGATCTCAACAACCGCCGAGCCTGGCTGGCAGGAAGTCTTCCGCAGGCTTAACGCCACCCCTGGAGGAACGGTCCGACTTGTCCGCATGCGTGAAGCATTGATCAAGGCGGCACGGAAGAGCCCGGCCCTCAAGAGACTTGATACCGGCCTCAAGCAACTGATGCGCGGCTGGTTCAATCCCGGATTCCTCGTGCTGAAACCCATCACCTGGGAAAGCCCCGCCAGCATCCTTGAGAAGATCATTGCCTATGAAGCCGTGCATGAAATCACCTCATGGGATGACTTGAGGGCGCGGCTTGCCCCGCAGGACCGGCGCTGCTTTGCCTTTTTCCATCCTTCCATGCCCGATGAGCCGCTGATCTTTGTCGAGGTGGCGCTCATGCAGGAAATTCCGGGGACGATCCATGCCGTGCTGGCAGGCGAGCGGGACATCCTTTCTGAAACGGCAGCGAACACCGCTGTTTTCTATTCGATTTCCAACTGCCAGCAGGGGCTTGAAGGGATATCTTTTGGCAATTTCCTCATCAAGCGTGTCGCCCAGGAACTCAAGCGCGACCTGCCCGGGCTCAAGACATTTGTCACCCTTTCGCCTGTTCCGGGTTTCAGGTCCTGGCTTGAACGCCATGAACCTGAACTTTTCACCCTTAGCGCGAACCCGGCCCTGATCACCGAGGAGACCGATGAGAAGATACTTACCGCCGCCGCGCGCTACTTCCTCCATTCCGACCGTCCTGATGGCCGGCCCAATGACCCCGTGGCCCGGTTCCATCTCGGCAATGGCGCCATTCTCGACCGCCTCAACGCAAGAGGGGATCTGTCGGGCAAGGCCATCCGGCAATCGGCCGGGTTGATGGTCAATTACCGCTATGATCTGGCAAAGGTCGAACAGAATCACGAGGAATATGTTCGCAATGCCGAGATCAACGCCTCACCTGATATCAAGCGTCGCCTTGGCTAG